The Verrucomicrobium spinosum DSM 4136 = JCM 18804 genome includes a region encoding these proteins:
- a CDS encoding YciI family protein, with protein sequence MNSNSPVHNESQYLLLFRGTHWDKGLAPEELQRVMSEWMAWFDRISASGKMVGANPLHPEGRILTGKKGHQIADGPFAESKETIAGYFLISVDTLEEAVALGQQCPALEYGMQVEVRPVAAACPPSIVAKELAAAAAAA encoded by the coding sequence ATGAACTCCAACTCCCCCGTCCACAACGAATCCCAGTACCTGCTCCTCTTTCGCGGCACGCATTGGGACAAAGGTCTGGCCCCGGAAGAACTGCAACGCGTGATGTCTGAGTGGATGGCCTGGTTTGACCGCATCTCTGCCTCTGGCAAGATGGTGGGGGCCAACCCTCTGCACCCGGAAGGGCGCATCCTCACCGGCAAAAAAGGACACCAGATCGCAGACGGTCCATTTGCGGAGTCGAAGGAGACCATTGCTGGTTATTTCCTCATCAGCGTGGACACCCTGGAGGAGGCGGTGGCCCTCGGGCAACAGTGCCCGGCTCTGGAATATGGCATGCAAGTGGAGGTGCGCCCGGTGGCCGCGGCCTGCCCACCCAGCATCGTCGCCAAGGAGTTGGCAGCGGCCGCAGCAGCAGCCTGA
- a CDS encoding RNA polymerase sigma factor, translated as MQLTRHTDETDQDQAPLPDGPPPREIPRLAEHLFRRESGRLVSMLTGIFGVEHLQLAEDVVQEALARALRTWPYYGVPSNPTAWLMQTAKHLALDVVRRNKMAADKQPQIIAATDLWSGGNSEETPPMFEDEIKDQVLRLMFVCCHPEIPPDAQAALALKTLCGFGVTEIARAFLATDAAIAKRLTRARQLIQDLKIPFEIPSGQELKPRLDGVLQILYLLFNEGYKASSGEHLVREDLCNEAIRLTSLLAGHPSANLPRTHALLSLMLLNTARLSARLDGAGNILRLQEQNRATWDQMMIARGLVHLSRSASGTELSEYHLQAGIAACHATARDFSSTDWPRILDHYDRWVAMSDSPIVALNRAVAVAHVDGPAEGLRAVQQMKHRDQLDSYFLLDAVLGDLEYQLGRMQAAAGHFRRALGKADLPSEREFISRRLRECGVGA; from the coding sequence ATGCAATTGACCCGTCACACCGACGAGACAGACCAGGACCAGGCACCGCTGCCGGACGGCCCGCCCCCGCGGGAGATCCCCCGGCTGGCGGAGCACCTGTTCCGCCGGGAGTCGGGACGCCTGGTCTCCATGCTCACGGGCATCTTTGGGGTGGAGCACCTTCAACTGGCGGAGGACGTCGTCCAGGAGGCCCTGGCCCGTGCCCTGCGCACCTGGCCCTACTACGGTGTGCCCTCGAACCCCACCGCCTGGTTGATGCAGACTGCCAAGCACCTGGCCCTGGACGTGGTGCGGCGCAACAAGATGGCGGCGGACAAGCAGCCGCAGATCATCGCGGCCACAGATCTTTGGTCAGGCGGCAACTCGGAGGAGACGCCGCCGATGTTCGAGGACGAGATCAAGGATCAGGTGCTGCGCCTCATGTTCGTGTGCTGCCATCCGGAGATACCCCCGGACGCCCAGGCAGCCCTGGCGCTGAAGACGCTCTGCGGATTTGGTGTCACAGAAATTGCGCGTGCCTTCCTTGCGACAGATGCCGCCATCGCCAAGCGTCTCACCCGGGCCCGGCAACTCATCCAGGATCTGAAGATCCCCTTTGAGATCCCTTCTGGACAGGAGCTCAAACCCCGCCTGGATGGCGTCCTGCAAATTCTATACCTCCTGTTCAACGAAGGGTACAAAGCCTCCAGCGGAGAGCATCTCGTGCGCGAGGATCTCTGCAATGAGGCAATCCGTCTGACCAGCCTCCTCGCGGGTCACCCGTCCGCTAATCTCCCGCGCACTCATGCGCTTCTCTCCCTCATGCTGCTGAACACCGCCCGGCTCTCCGCCCGCCTGGACGGAGCCGGGAACATTCTGCGCCTGCAGGAGCAGAATCGCGCCACCTGGGACCAGATGATGATCGCCCGAGGCCTGGTGCATCTGTCCCGATCTGCTTCTGGCACAGAGTTGAGCGAGTACCATCTACAGGCTGGCATCGCCGCCTGTCACGCCACAGCGAGAGACTTTTCTTCCACAGACTGGCCCCGCATCCTGGATCACTACGACCGCTGGGTGGCCATGAGCGACTCTCCGATTGTTGCCTTGAACCGCGCGGTGGCGGTGGCTCATGTGGACGGCCCGGCAGAGGGGCTCCGGGCGGTGCAGCAGATGAAACACCGGGACCAGCTCGACTCCTATTTTCTGCTGGATGCCGTGCTGGGTGACCTTGAGTACCAGCTGGGCCGCATGCAGGCGGCCGCCGGACACTTCCGCAGAGCACTGGGCAAGGCAGACCTCCCCTCAGAAAGGGAGTTCATCTCCCGGAGGCTCCGGGAGTGCGGCGTGGGAGCGTGA
- a CDS encoding substrate-binding domain-containing protein, whose protein sequence is MPELLKQFSHARLHLETWRSAELVSRVRDGRLDFALVRENAVPEDQLRLKLARARYLLAVPVALARQVRLPERPRLEDTARLPLALQVAGGTFHHMVTEALLESGVTWEPVVACQSFLQVRAVVESGCCAGILPEFFTTRLDPRRFLLLPMAFLQPHVRTLVLHWSERQMQRRGIEESRIRELAAVLKSGMGT, encoded by the coding sequence ATGCCCGAACTTCTCAAACAGTTCTCCCATGCCCGGTTGCATCTTGAGACTTGGCGCAGTGCGGAGCTGGTGAGCCGGGTTCGAGACGGGCGGCTGGATTTTGCCCTGGTTCGGGAAAATGCTGTGCCGGAAGACCAGTTGCGCCTGAAGCTGGCCCGTGCCCGCTATCTCCTGGCCGTCCCCGTGGCGCTGGCCAGGCAGGTGAGATTGCCGGAACGGCCGCGATTGGAAGACACCGCCCGCCTTCCTTTGGCCTTGCAGGTGGCGGGAGGCACGTTTCATCACATGGTGACAGAGGCGCTGCTGGAGAGCGGGGTCACATGGGAGCCTGTCGTGGCCTGCCAGTCATTTCTGCAAGTTCGGGCCGTGGTGGAGAGCGGTTGTTGTGCCGGGATTCTTCCGGAGTTTTTTACCACCCGGCTGGACCCAAGGCGCTTTCTGCTGCTGCCGATGGCCTTCCTACAGCCCCATGTGCGCACCCTCGTGCTGCACTGGAGCGAGCGGCAGATGCAGCGACGTGGGATTGAGGAATCACGTATCCGTGAGCTGGCGGCGGTGCTGAAGAGCGGGATGGGCACCTAG
- a CDS encoding helix-turn-helix domain-containing protein, whose product MFEDLLSRHGLSLDRLHGFLCVVEAGNISQAAAGDPVKQSQLSRQIRDLEAFFGVELTHRRGKSIAISAEGLRLAALIRQHLRARWMISGWSKSASCGRSHSVPRRA is encoded by the coding sequence ATGTTTGAGGATCTGCTCTCCCGACACGGCCTCTCCCTGGACCGCCTGCATGGGTTTCTGTGCGTGGTGGAGGCGGGCAATATCAGCCAGGCGGCAGCGGGTGATCCGGTGAAGCAGAGCCAGCTCAGCCGACAGATCCGGGACCTGGAGGCGTTCTTCGGCGTGGAGCTGACTCATCGACGGGGCAAGTCGATTGCCATTTCGGCCGAGGGGCTCCGACTGGCGGCGCTGATCCGCCAGCATCTCCGCGCGCGCTGGATGATTTCCGGCTGGAGCAAGTCGGCCAGTTGCGGACGTTCTCATTCGGTACCACGTCGAGCCTGA
- a CDS encoding metallophosphoesterase has protein sequence MKHELLLQPPPLHHAGYDFIGDIHGQHGKLLQLLHKLGYEELNGIHRHPEGRIPVFLGDLLDRGPDVRGLVHRVRTMVEADAAFCILGNHEYNFILLHTPDRQGGWLRPRTKENLRQCEATHRAFAGYEEELTGHLHWMKGLPLALDLGKCRAIHACWDDALLNRVAHHTLRDAEFLLACGNRTTEVHAAMEILAKGPELALPQHLAILDKKGIKRRNMRARWWNLKGLTKLADLAMPPGTLVGDMPVQDEELRLLPNYPAEAPPVFFGHYWMPPAGPKAPLAPNLACLDYGAGLGGPLTAYRWNGEDILDAVNFVQTDYPVETRAAA, from the coding sequence ATGAAACACGAACTTCTCCTCCAGCCCCCTCCCCTTCATCACGCAGGCTACGACTTCATTGGCGACATCCACGGTCAGCACGGCAAGCTGCTGCAACTGCTGCACAAGCTGGGCTATGAAGAGCTCAACGGCATCCACCGCCATCCGGAGGGAAGGATCCCGGTGTTCCTGGGTGATCTGCTGGATCGTGGACCGGATGTCCGCGGATTGGTCCACCGGGTCAGGACCATGGTGGAGGCAGACGCCGCATTCTGCATTCTTGGCAATCATGAGTACAACTTCATCCTTCTGCACACTCCTGACCGGCAGGGAGGATGGCTGCGCCCGCGGACAAAAGAAAACCTGCGCCAGTGCGAGGCCACTCACCGTGCCTTCGCTGGGTACGAGGAAGAACTGACCGGTCACCTGCACTGGATGAAAGGTCTCCCTCTCGCGCTGGATCTGGGAAAGTGCCGGGCCATCCACGCCTGCTGGGACGACGCCCTGCTAAACCGTGTGGCCCATCATACGCTGCGCGATGCCGAATTTCTCCTGGCCTGCGGAAACCGCACCACGGAGGTGCATGCCGCCATGGAGATCCTTGCCAAGGGGCCGGAGCTTGCCCTCCCGCAGCATCTGGCGATCCTGGACAAGAAGGGCATCAAGCGGCGAAATATGCGCGCCCGCTGGTGGAATCTAAAAGGCCTGACCAAACTGGCAGATCTCGCCATGCCACCGGGCACCCTGGTGGGCGACATGCCTGTTCAGGACGAGGAGCTGCGTCTTTTACCAAACTATCCGGCTGAGGCACCCCCAGTCTTCTTCGGACACTACTGGATGCCTCCGGCAGGCCCCAAAGCTCCGCTGGCGCCCAACCTCGCCTGCCTGGACTACGGGGCCGGGCTCGGCGGTCCGCTCACCGCGTATCGCTGGAACGGCGAAGATATTCTGGACGCCGTCAACTTCGTGCAAACTGACTATCCAGTGGAAACAAGGGCCGCCGCATGA
- the vccA gene encoding Verru_Chthon cassette protein A, with translation MTPLLPSGRLYGRGGRTRRGMALVITVILLALITIMVLGFAHMVRHETAASSAHLDRACAQGYSQMGVNMVTGVLRKHTTDGARVWASQPGALILPLEDASGSSLIRLGRRLPLHSGLPGMTALALAPDNPLAPANLNVQTFNDQSPVTHVITDQRTDPEDSTSPVATLPLRWIYLRQDGTLDESESPVLTNSANPIVGRFAWWADDESSKINLNTAWKRNGSNGETGVKSPLGTSHPASINLLSLATCGMTVDMVDRMHTAIAPDPYDYSTVKRFFNSTRELRDLDDGAGNFTTVLNRAKFEVTHYNHEPDTTFFNEPRIVLTTDKAKAAGRPFIDIKKDGATEIWDPIAHTDAAKLADTIDLLNSYLKRTDWPVAPDSSFQAKYYANKPERLTQLSLNIINYVRSKESVGEDVTKAVVPLRGDQAAGGRFQLKEVASSDIAFIGVTRAPKITEMGLWVAASGSRDNTYQAKYKLEIHLPANFGLDQIDLTKMSLFLTASGAELSGAPGETDITTAEIEGGNAILTAGGYASITRTSTVRMTGARPTTVNLRAAIARIRRLDVAPLGGAAACTLDGPGVAEKDIHSIEVDDPRVNTHRNDWKKRDYGNSFGRKNDGTEGGVAIRTLGKASTTTPRQDTDASGVITDASLYMPPPAGSTGNSSGQVDSMGELGYIHTGMESGGGAGVPWRTLRLQPNEDSAAMVPDWAFMDLFTVPVEVPERARGMLAPHGTSTAGRININSQVQPYGDAAQVTSPLERFLPLVALLTGVAATTSTGDCDTISIAKARTIARNIYNRTLAAKGKKYGYAETYDSPGEIVEIAGVADGGEESEAVVRGIASLVTTRGGVFMVYSIGQALKQTPNGNLVITAESRQQTMLERYSAASAVGVTRFRRLEHQPLAP, from the coding sequence ATGACGCCCCTTCTTCCTTCTGGTCGGCTATATGGTCGCGGTGGTCGTACCCGCCGGGGCATGGCCCTGGTGATCACTGTCATCCTCCTCGCCCTCATCACCATCATGGTGCTGGGGTTCGCACACATGGTGCGGCATGAGACTGCTGCTTCCAGTGCCCACCTGGACCGGGCATGTGCCCAGGGGTACTCCCAGATGGGGGTGAACATGGTGACAGGGGTGCTGAGGAAGCACACCACGGATGGCGCGAGGGTCTGGGCAAGTCAGCCCGGGGCCTTGATTCTCCCTTTGGAGGATGCCAGCGGCTCTTCCTTGATCAGGCTGGGGAGGCGGTTGCCGCTGCACTCCGGCCTGCCGGGAATGACCGCCCTGGCGCTTGCGCCTGATAACCCGCTTGCACCCGCCAATCTCAATGTCCAGACCTTCAATGATCAGAGTCCGGTGACTCATGTTATCACGGACCAACGGACAGACCCTGAGGACAGCACCAGCCCCGTGGCAACCCTGCCGCTGCGCTGGATCTATCTGCGACAGGATGGCACGCTGGATGAGTCTGAGTCACCCGTACTGACGAATTCCGCGAACCCCATCGTGGGTCGCTTTGCCTGGTGGGCGGACGATGAGTCCAGCAAGATCAACCTCAACACAGCCTGGAAGCGTAATGGCTCCAACGGAGAGACAGGCGTGAAGAGCCCTCTCGGCACCAGTCATCCTGCCAGCATCAATCTTTTGTCCCTCGCCACGTGCGGCATGACGGTGGACATGGTGGACCGGATGCACACTGCCATCGCACCGGACCCCTATGACTACAGCACGGTGAAGCGCTTCTTCAACTCCACCCGTGAGCTGCGGGATCTGGATGATGGGGCTGGCAACTTCACCACGGTGCTGAACCGCGCCAAGTTCGAGGTCACCCATTACAACCACGAGCCGGACACGACGTTTTTCAACGAACCTCGCATTGTTCTCACGACCGACAAGGCCAAGGCTGCCGGGCGGCCGTTCATCGACATCAAGAAAGACGGGGCCACTGAAATCTGGGATCCCATTGCCCACACCGACGCTGCCAAACTGGCAGACACGATCGACCTTCTGAACTCCTACCTCAAACGGACCGACTGGCCCGTAGCGCCTGACTCCAGCTTTCAGGCCAAATACTATGCGAACAAGCCCGAACGGCTCACCCAGCTCTCGCTCAATATCATCAACTATGTGCGGTCAAAGGAGTCGGTCGGGGAGGATGTGACCAAGGCGGTGGTGCCCCTTCGTGGCGATCAGGCGGCGGGCGGTCGTTTCCAGTTGAAGGAGGTTGCTTCTTCTGACATTGCCTTCATTGGCGTCACCCGGGCACCGAAGATCACTGAGATGGGGCTATGGGTGGCGGCCTCCGGCAGCCGCGACAATACTTATCAGGCCAAGTACAAACTGGAGATTCATCTGCCCGCGAACTTTGGGCTGGATCAGATTGATCTGACGAAGATGAGCCTCTTCCTCACCGCTTCCGGGGCAGAGTTAAGTGGTGCGCCCGGAGAGACGGACATCACCACGGCGGAGATCGAGGGGGGCAATGCCATCCTGACCGCGGGAGGCTACGCCAGCATCACCCGTACTTCCACGGTGAGGATGACTGGTGCCCGGCCGACCACGGTCAATCTACGCGCTGCCATCGCTCGCATCCGGCGCCTCGACGTGGCACCGCTGGGTGGGGCGGCAGCCTGTACGTTGGATGGTCCTGGGGTGGCTGAGAAGGATATCCACTCCATCGAAGTGGATGACCCGCGCGTGAACACGCATCGTAACGACTGGAAAAAGCGGGATTATGGAAACAGCTTCGGCAGGAAGAACGACGGCACGGAGGGAGGGGTGGCCATCCGCACCCTGGGCAAGGCATCCACCACGACCCCCAGGCAGGACACGGATGCCAGCGGAGTGATCACAGATGCCAGCCTCTACATGCCGCCTCCCGCCGGCTCCACGGGCAACTCCAGCGGGCAGGTCGATTCTATGGGCGAACTTGGTTATATCCACACGGGAATGGAGAGTGGAGGAGGAGCCGGGGTGCCATGGCGCACCTTGCGTCTACAGCCCAACGAAGACTCGGCCGCGATGGTGCCTGACTGGGCCTTTATGGACTTGTTTACGGTCCCTGTGGAGGTGCCTGAGCGGGCCAGAGGCATGTTAGCCCCGCATGGTACCAGCACAGCGGGACGCATCAACATCAACTCCCAGGTGCAGCCATATGGCGATGCTGCCCAAGTCACCTCACCTCTGGAGCGTTTCTTGCCGCTGGTGGCCCTGCTGACCGGGGTGGCGGCAACCACCTCCACGGGTGACTGCGATACCATCAGTATCGCCAAGGCGCGCACGATTGCCAGGAACATCTACAACCGCACCCTGGCTGCAAAAGGCAAGAAGTACGGCTATGCCGAGACCTACGACTCCCCCGGGGAGATCGTGGAGATTGCCGGAGTCGCAGACGGGGGCGAAGAGAGTGAAGCCGTGGTTCGAGGAATTGCAAGTCTGGTCACCACCCGGGGCGGCGTCTTCATGGTGTACAGCATCGGCCAGGCGTTGAAACAGACCCCCAACGGCAATCTGGTCATCACCGCCGAGAGTCGCCAGCAAACCATGCTGGAACGCTATTCAGCTGCCTCCGCCGTGGGCGTAACCCGCTTCCGCCGCCTGGAGCATCAGCCCCTTGCGCCCTGA
- a CDS encoding type IV pilus modification PilV family protein — MSLRRISPRKGGFSLVEVALAIAIIGFSLLAVVGLLPLLMKTERESGFNSQLPRMMSVAVGELRSRPYPSILSQTVEFRFTEAGTVAAEDEQALYVCKVSFSPIPVPTSASAGRGGIPDVGTDACLATLKWTFNLEPERAPRIIHVSLAKEK, encoded by the coding sequence ATGAGCCTGCGCAGGATTTCACCCAGAAAAGGGGGCTTCAGTCTCGTGGAGGTTGCGCTTGCGATCGCCATCATTGGCTTTTCTTTGCTGGCAGTGGTGGGATTGCTGCCGCTGCTGATGAAGACGGAGCGGGAGAGTGGTTTCAACTCCCAGCTCCCTAGGATGATGTCTGTGGCCGTGGGAGAATTGCGTTCCCGGCCCTATCCCAGCATCCTCTCGCAAACGGTGGAGTTCCGGTTCACTGAGGCAGGCACGGTGGCTGCGGAGGACGAGCAGGCCCTCTATGTCTGCAAGGTGAGTTTCAGCCCGATTCCGGTCCCGACGTCCGCCTCTGCGGGCAGGGGGGGCATCCCTGATGTGGGGACAGATGCGTGTTTGGCCACCCTGAAATGGACCTTCAACCTGGAGCCTGAGCGCGCCCCACGAATCATCCATGTTTCCCTCGCAAAAGAGAAATAG
- a CDS encoding prepilin-type N-terminal cleavage/methylation domain-containing protein: MTAGKRTECSMHQSRCCEGFTLVEMLMVIAVMASFLVIGGLGVGRTLRAMTLTNAGNKVIWLMEMARQQAITKNTLNAVVLVKSLGTEVDGRAFTVLEYTVAGGWRQIHEWEVLPDGIVADLGAAGADATFFANSPQPFPFADGGTHGAPVAYGSNSSLPADTYAARIFLPGGGLLNPEDAAQFRLVEGTVSGGKVQFSQAEGGVPSNYYRVVLLGATGKTKVERP, encoded by the coding sequence ATGACGGCAGGGAAACGTACAGAATGCAGTATGCATCAATCAAGGTGTTGTGAGGGCTTCACTTTGGTGGAGATGCTCATGGTGATTGCCGTCATGGCTTCCTTCCTGGTGATTGGAGGATTGGGCGTGGGCCGGACTTTGCGTGCCATGACGCTGACCAACGCAGGGAACAAGGTCATCTGGCTCATGGAGATGGCCCGGCAACAGGCGATCACCAAAAATACCCTGAACGCGGTGGTGCTGGTGAAGTCCCTCGGGACCGAGGTGGACGGGCGCGCCTTCACGGTGCTGGAGTACACCGTGGCCGGCGGGTGGCGTCAGATTCACGAGTGGGAGGTGCTGCCAGACGGTATCGTGGCGGACTTGGGAGCCGCCGGAGCGGATGCCACCTTCTTCGCCAACAGTCCCCAGCCCTTTCCGTTTGCGGATGGCGGCACCCATGGTGCACCGGTCGCCTATGGCTCAAATTCGAGCCTGCCCGCCGACACGTATGCTGCTCGGATCTTCCTGCCTGGTGGCGGGCTGTTGAATCCGGAGGATGCGGCCCAGTTCCGGCTGGTGGAGGGCACCGTGTCTGGCGGCAAGGTGCAGTTCAGCCAGGCAGAGGGCGGAGTTCCGTCAAACTACTATCGTGTGGTGCTGCTTGGTGCCACGGGTAAAACCAAAGTGGAGCGTCCATGA